A stretch of Brassica napus cultivar Da-Ae chromosome C6, Da-Ae, whole genome shotgun sequence DNA encodes these proteins:
- the LOC106421651 gene encoding uncharacterized protein LOC106421651 isoform X3, translating into MDFHGMNRKNLQILCKKHGIPANLKNIEMANRLASLIFQEDEETVTETKEEEANLVASRKAKKVRFSHETDNQIFEFTRSVKKSVRTRRSRGQDGDAKAPPQPGGGIELRRSKRSVSKGIGSNGDDVSNSISGIGSSGSVQEEGKDVDSIVSEQLEDKGIQDGRRSTRLAGKIEKSCVEGGTSKSVALLPAAKRSKRIGSGGSSTQEEGKDIDLNAPERFEDRDVQGGKRSRRLAAKTEKSFEEGGTSKLVALVPDAKRSKRIGSGGSTQEEGKDTDLNAPERFEDRDVQGGKRSRRLAAKTEKSFEEGGTSKLVALVPDAKRSKRIGSGGSTQEEGKDTDLNAPERFEDRDVQGGRRSRRLAAKTEKSSEEGGMSKSVTLLPAAKRSKELVDVVNKEDEREIGEPNRKGGGSKVEMVRRRSMRFVNEQTSAQDQRRSVRLKASVENTSMGQAKNDSVKASRVVKGNLVDKKTDENLVKSKRVTRNMKRGRSGEPEVDIGAASNQSNLTPKKTLNEFVHFEQEEACGADVKAGGSSKNQECIKDKPQGIIITEDSPSFSQAKAAEPVRMLEKVLDPTLDKSDDSSQRSNIREINCERMEEECEEKLERETVSMPLMEEEKEEVSPRSLSSPKDKLHVPTGHIIVKDSASTVIAEESTKTKDETLIYSPESELKETSSIAKLANVEGSLENSTERWKEIHSGKDDEKGSLENVQAENLHGNVSECNTESSSAEEEMEISKIGGLSVAHCVNLIPEKLLGEYSQLEPEEAERPNVEARSSSQKVKKIVAQEFVKDKPQEVADDSPSTSETKATEPTVISENVLDSTRTVSGETSAVRNSHELNSEVLEEGREEKHELAMTKKDQVETSSLSEFLTERSEVKTCLDNRITSCSLSVEATLSPASVQLAMSNPEADLGVPTGNDIVSTVITKEETLILTPTSELKEDNAGAKISKVEAILGNSAECCKEDEKGSLEKDVQAENLHVNFSECITEKSSSEEVEISKDGCKSANLTPEKLLDTYTQLVPEEAGGPNVEIRSSSKRMKTVSSECLKENPQGMAEESPSTFVTKTAETLMMSENVSVDISPVGNTQELYPELTDEEREEKQELDIVLVAETEKEKKKASSSSELFVETTPPPPSLVQIAVSNPESELSVPTRHILVKDIVSVVIAEEDIKTEEVPKSVQSFVAKFAETDAVLENSAECSNKSLSIKYDGKGSLEKEKQSAKRHGNFSEYNAENSNAEEEADICKVGRISAGHGVYREKLDEVEDESLMKSVQTISSERGCEPNPLVLSGSLSTEFASHSHKEENVSECLEEEEMKALSQPTPINKAASNELDSSSLFTTPERNLMLMEQLSESGKICEAHIVTQHNDEAVESVVFTTPEKVLLLGDSGLDEVGKEEEHTTTDFPDESDILNTSQNEAFNEGERIEVELHDEPNITASPLRQSSVGDFKEDRNERNEENRTVELHCESGTCTGQDKHDGAENSGGNKDMELYEESVVFTGLEERHELFGDSREDELNMDAQFYDEAGLSTEMHKDLPLADPELGKAGWLEINNDDKSGSLEGRLLNGDSEQKKTKKAPAEFHDESAVPSIPERHPFPEESEQEEAAKSEENNALESQADCDNFTAANVNAKSHDMSDVLTASESHSIMGAFEPDGKENKDVELLGESNISTNEESGQDGKIKYNTAATCEESSFFISPERRHHLGNTEPHTAGKQERKEVEFKDESTFFTRLETRLLLGESTQDRLDNGKSGSAKYQSHHASSPKVILKDDSVARECQVAAPDFRENTIVDSSGSIASKVSYSHEFSAGEVSAGAEFMPKASQAKNVAGLDAIQGTSKQSRGNSPHVDTCHTMGADTIMDAERNVSLSSYVLSLPAEGNSETIGEISNHIEVAGTCSLVSEESGPSTDIQNQIHDAVEELPVTDELIDAKLTKNTQSDSETIGLPDEGDSKSIVENPSQLEITGTCSMVSERSTPPMDNQNHINDALNEELAVTDNSKADELIEAKVTKNVDSSGGSDVSGKTCVLAGTEDEHLGYNSEVTDHVDTAFENDISLTPDGSTLQKNRNEEAAADDEMVNGKATPSPEEALVKPSDNIGESGTLSEKRVTREPILIYRTQAKPKWHDMKENAPNSKIVDNLNVTAPRTSKRQPLQDLRKN; encoded by the exons ATGGATTTTCATGGAATGAATCGGAAAAATCTACAAATCCTATGTAAAAAGCATGGGATCCCTGCGAATCTCAAGAACATCGAGATGGCTAATCGACTCGCTTCTCTTATTTTCCAG GAAGATGAAGAAACTGTAACGGAAACGAAGGAGGAGGAGGCGAATCTAGTTGCTAGCAGAAAAGCTAAGAAAGTAAGATTCAGTCATGAGACTGATAATCAAATTTTCGAATTCACTCGATCGGTTAAGAAGAGTGTTAGAACGCGTCGTAGTCGCGGCCAAGATGGGGATGCTAAAGCTCCTCCTCAGCCAGGTGGAGGTATAGAGCTAAGGCGGTCGAAGCGGAGTGTGTCTAAGGGGATAGgatctaatggagatgatgtgTCAAACTCGATAAGTGGGATTGGCTCTAGTGGTAGTGTTCAAGAAGAG GGTAAAGATGTAGATTCGATTGTTTCTGAACAGTTGGAAGATAAAGGTATCCAGGATGGGAGACGGTCCACGAGACTTGCTGGTAAAATTGAGAAATCATGCGTGGAAGGTGGGACATCTAAGTCAGTAGCTTTATTACCTGCTGCTAAGCGGTCAAAGCGAATTGGCTCTGGTGGTAGTAGTACTCAAGAAGAGGGTAAAGATATTGATTTGAATGCTCCAGAACGGTTTGAAGATAGAGATGTTCAGGGTGGGAAACGGTCTAGGCGACTGGCTGCTAAAACTGAGAAATCATTTGAGGAAGGTGGGACATCCAAGTTAGTAGCTTTAGTTCCTGATGCTAAGCGGTCAAAGCGAATTGGCTCTGGTGGTAGTACTCAAGAAGAGGGTAAAGATACTGATTTGAATGCTCCAGAACGGTTTGAAGATAGAGATGTTCAGGGTGGGAAACGGTCTAGGCGACTGGCTGCTAAAACTGAGAAATCATTTGAGGAAGGTGGGACATCCAAGTTAGTAGCTTTAGTTCCTGATGCTAAGCGGTCAAAGCGAATTGGCTCTGGTGGTAGTACTCAAGAAGAGGGTAAAGATACTGATTTGAATGCTCCAGAACGGTTTGAAGATAGAGATGTTCAGGGTGGGAGACGGTCTAGGCGACTGGCTGCTAAAACTGAGAAATCTTCTGAGGAAGGTGGGATGTCAAAGTCGGTGACTTTATTGCCTGCTGCTAAGCGGTCAAAAGAACTTGTAGACGTGGTTAACAAAGAAGATGAAAGGGAAATAGGAGAACCTAATAGGAAGGGTGGTGGTTCTAAAGTTGAAATGGTGCGTAGGCGGTCTATGCGGTTTGTGAATGAGCAGACCAGTGCTCAGGATCAGAGAAGGTCAGTGAGGCTTAAAGCTAGTGTGGAGAACACATCAATGGGGCAAGCGAAGAATGATTCAGTGAAGGCTTCAAGAGTAGTTAAAGGGAATCTAGTTGATAAGAAGACGGATGAGAATCTTGTCAAATCGAAAAGAGTTACTAGAAATATGAAGCGGGGCAGATCAGGAGAGCCAGAGGTGGACATTGGAGCTGCATCAAACCAAAGCAACCTAACGCCTAAGAAGACTTTGAATGAGTTCGTTCACTTTGAGCAAGAAGAAGCTTGTGGAGCTGATGTTAAAGCTGGAGGCTCTTCCAAGAATCAAGAATGCATTAAGGATAAGCCTCAAGGAATAATAATAACTGAGGACTCTCCTTCTTTCTCCCAAGCCAAAGCTGCAGAACCTGTTAGGATGCTTGAGAAGGTTTTAGACCCTACACTGGATAAGTCAGATGATAGTTCACAAAGGTCAAACATCCGAGAGATTAATTGTGAACGTATGGAAGAAGAATGTGAAGAGAAACTTGAGCGAGAGACAGTTTCTATGCCCCTGATGGAGGAGGAAAAAGAGGAAGTATCACCACGCTCTCTAAGCAGCCCAAAAGATAAGCTACACGTCCCTACTGGCCATATCATTGTTAAGGATAGTGCTTCAACAGTTATAGCAGAGGAAAGTACCAAAACAAAGGACGAAACCCTTATTTACTCTCCTGAATCTGAGCTTAAGGAGACTAGCTCTATAGCTAAGTTAGCAAACGTTGAAG GAAGTCTGGAAAACTCAACTGAACGTTGGAAAGAGATTCACTCAGGCAAAGATGATGAGAAAGGTTCCTTGGAGAACGTACAAGCAGAAAATTTGCATGGGAACGTTTCTGAATGCAACACTGAGAGTAGCAGTGCAGAAGAAGAAATGGAGATTAGTAAGATCGGTGGTCTGAGTGTTGCTCACTGTGTAAATTTAATACCAGAAAAACTTTTGGGTGAGTACTCTCAGTTAGAGCCAGAAGAAGCAGAGCGGCCTAACGTGGAAGCTAGAAGCTCTTCCCAGAAAGTGAAGAAGATAGTGGCTCAAGAATTCGTAAAAGATAAGCCACAAGAAGTGGCTGACGACTCACCTTCTACATCTGAAACCAAAGCTACAGAACCTACTGTGATTTCTGAGAATGTTTTGGATTCTACACGGACAGTGTCAGGTGAGACGTCAGCGGTGAGAAACAGTCACGAGTTGAATTCTGAAGTTTTGGAAGAAGGACGTGAAGAGAAACATGAGCTAGCCATGACTAAGAAAGACCAAGTGGAAACATCATCACTCTCTGAATTTCTTACTGAGCGCTCAGAAGTGAAAACCTGCCTAGATAACCGCATCACTAGCTGTTCTCTATCTGTGGAAGCTACTTTGTCTCCTGCTTCAGTACAATTAGCAATGAGCAACCCGGAAGCCGATCTAGGCGTGCCTACTGGCAATGATATTGTTTCGACGGTTATAACCAAGGAGGAAACCCTTATTTTAACCCCTACATCTGAGCTTAAGGAGGATAACGCTGGTGCTAAGATATCAAAAGTAGAAG CAATCCTGGGAAACTCAGCTGAATGTTGCAAAGAGGATGAGAAAGGTTCCTTGGAGAAGGATGTCCAAGCAGAAAATTTGCATGTAAACTTTTCTGAATGCATCACTGAGAAGAGCAGCTCAGAAGAAGTGGAGATTAGTAAGGACGGTTGTAAGAGTGCAAATCTGACGCCAGAGAAACTTTTGGATACGTACACTCAATTGGTGCCAGAAGAAGCAGGGGGACCTAATGTGGAAATTAGAAGCTCTTCCAAGAGAATGAAGACAGTGAGTTCagaatgcctaaaagagaatcCACAAGGAATGGCTGAGGAGTCGCCTTCTACATTCGTGACCAAAACTGCAGAAACTCTCATGATGTCTGAGAATGTTTCAGTTGATATTTCACCGGTGGGAAACACTCAAGAGTTGTATCCTGAACTTACGGATGAAGAACGTGAAGAGAAACAAGAGCTAGACATAGTTCTGGTGGCTGAGACagagaaggagaaaaagaaagcatcatcatcatctgagcTATTTGTGGAAACCACTCCACCTCCTCCTTCTTTAGTACAGATAGCAGTGAGCAACCCTGAATCCGAGCTAAGTGTGCCTACTAGACATATCCTTGTTAAGGATATTGTTTCAGTAGTTATTGCTGAGGAAGATATTAAAACCGAGGAGGTTCCTAAATCAGTGCAGAGCTTTGTAGCTAAATTTGCAGAAACAGATG CAGTCCTGGAAAATTCAGCTGAATGTTCGAACAAGAGTCTTTCAATCAAATATGATGGTAAAGGTTCCTTAGAGAAGGAAAAACAATCAGCAAAGCGACATGGAAACTTCTCTGAATACAACGCTGAGAATAGCAAtgcagaagaagaagcagacatCTGTAAAGTTGGTCGTATTAGCGCTGGTCATGGTGTATACCGGGAGAAGCTCGATGAGGTCGAGGATGAGAGTCTAATGAAATCTGTGCAAACAATTTCTAGTGAGAGAGGTTGTGAACCAAATCCGTTGGTGCTAAGTGGATCGTTGTCAACTGAATTTGCTTCTCACTCACACAAGGAAGAGAACGTTTCAGAGTGTTTGGAGGAAGAGGAAATGAAAGCTTTATCCCAACCTACACCAATAAATAAAGCTGCTAGCAACGAACTTGACAGTTCATCTCTATTCACTACCCCCGAGAGGAACTTGATGTTAATGGAGCAGCTCAGCGAAAGTGGAAAGATCTGTGAAGCTCATATAGTGACCCAGCACAATGATGAAGCAGTAGAGTCTGTTGTTTTCACAACTCCTGAAAAAGTTTTACTGCTGGGTGATTCTGGGCTAGATGAGGTGGGAAAGGAAGAGGAGCATACAACCACAGACTTTCCTGATGAATCTGATATTCTCAATACCAGCCAAAATGAAGCTTTTAATGAAGGAGAAAGAATAGAGGTTGAGCTTCATGACGAGCCTAACATTACCGCTAGCCCACTGAGACAATCCAGTGTAGGAGACTTCAAAGAAGATAGAAACGAAAGGAATGAAGAAAATCGGACTGTTGAGCTCCATTGTGAATCCGGCACTTGCACTGGACAGGATAAACATGATGGAGCAGAGAATAGTGGAGGAAACAAAGATATGGAGTTATATGAAGAATCTGTTGTTTTCACTGGTCTGGAGGAGAGGCATGAGCTTTTTGGGGATTCTAGAGAAGATGAACTCAATATGGATGCACAGTTCTATGACGAAGCTGGATTATCCACTGAGATGCACAAAGATCTACCTTTAGCAGACCCTGAACTAGGCAAAGCAGGATGGCTAGAAATTAATAATGATGACAAGTCAGGTAGCCTGGAGGGGCGATTGTTAAATGGAGACtctgaacaaaagaaaacaaaaaaggcgCCTGCAGAGTTTCATGATGAGTCTGCTGTTCCCAGTATTCCAGAAAGACATCCATTCCCGGAAGAGTCTGAACAGGAAGAAGCTGCAAAAAGTGAAGAAAACAATGCTTTGGAATCGCAAGCTGACTGTGACAACTTCACTGCCGCCAACGTAAATGCTAAGTCTCATGATATGTCCGATGTTCTCACTGCTTCTGAAAGCCACTCTATTATGGGAGCCTTTGAGCCAGATGGAAAAGAAAACAAGGATGTGGAATTGTTGGGTGAATCTAACATTTCCACAAACGAAGAGTCTGGACAAGATGgaaagataaaatataatacagcAGCCACTTGCGAAGAGTCTTCTTTTTTCATTTCTCCAGAAAGGCGACACCATCTAGGAAACACTGAACCACACACTGCTGGAAAGCAAGAACGAAAGGAAGTGGAGTTCAAGGACGAGTCTACCTTCTTCACTAGGCTCGAGACTCGTTTACTTTTGGGAGAGTCTACTCAGGACCGTCTTGATAATGGCAAGTCTGGCTCAGCCAAGTATCAAAGCCATCATGCTTCTTCTCCCAAAGTTATTTTGAAGGACGACAGTGTGGCTCGGGAATGTCAAGTTGCAGCTCCAGATTTCAGAGAAAACACTATTGTTGATTCAAGTGGTAGTATCGCATCCAAAGTTTCTTATAGCCATGAGTTCAGTGCCGGGGAAGTATCTGCAGGTGCAGAGTTTATGCCAAAAGCTTCTCAGGCAAAAAATGTTGCAGGTCTAGATGCCATACAAGGGACATCAAAGCAAAGCAGAGGGAATTCTCCACATGTTGACACATGCCATACTATGGGGGCTGACACTATCATGGATGCAGAAAGAAATGTTTCCTTGAGCTCCTATGTTCTTTCCTTACCAGCTGAAGGTAATTCTGAGACGATTGGCGAAATTTCCAACCACATAGAAGTTGCTGGAACCTGTTCGTTGGTGTCTG AAGAATCTGGCCCTTCCACAGACATTCAGAATCAGATACATGATGCAGTGGAGGAACTGCCAGTAACAG ACGAGCTCATAGATGCAAAGTTAACCAAGAACACTCAAAGTGATTCCGAGACAATTGGCTTACCAGATGAAGGTGATTCCAAGTCAATTGTTGAAAATCCCAGCCAACTTGAAATTACTGGGACCTGCTCCATGGTGTCAG AAAGATCTACCCCTCCCATGGACAATCAGAACCATATAAATGACGCTCTGAACGAGGAACTGGCAGTAACAG ACAATAGCAAAGCAGACGAGCTCATAGAAGCAAAAGTAACGAAGAACGTTGACTCTTCAGGTGGCTCTGATGTCTCTGGAAAGACATGCGTCTTAGCTGGAACAGAGGATGAGCACTTAGGCTATAATTCTGAAGTAACTGATCATGTTGATACTGCATTTG AGAACGACATCTCTCTAACTCCTGATGGATCTACTCTTCAGAAAAACAGGAACGAAGAAG CTGCGGCAGATGATGAAATGGTTAATGGAAAAGCTACTCCGAGTCCTGAAGAAGCCTTGGTTAAGCCATCTGATAACATTGGTGAATCAGGTACGTTATCAGAGAAGCGAGTAACAAGAGAACCGATCTTGATTTACAGAACACAAGCGAAGCCTAAATGGCATGACATGAAAGAGAATGCACCAAACTCAAAGATTGTGGATAATCTTAACGTAACAGCTCCAAGGACATCGAAGAGACAGCCGCTCCAAGACTTGAGGAAGAACTAG